The following are encoded together in the Burkholderiaceae bacterium DAT-1 genome:
- the recG gene encoding ATP-dependent DNA helicase RecG, with amino-acid sequence MPGWDSACHRGEPGMNFERIPKSRRDQLAKLHIHSGFDLVLHLPLRYEDETRLYPIAEAPMGIPVQVEGTVTSSEVTFRPRKQLVARIQEANDELIVRLLNFYPSQQQQLATGKRVRLLGEIRRGFLGDEMVHPKIRVVTDTSSLSETLTPVYGVVNGLNQATIRRLVMNALEQCPLTDTLPQGILDHHNLMGFADAVKCLHAPPPDVRLSALSDRTHPAWERMKFDELLAQQLSMRLAYQRRREHQAPVIQATGKLAEPLLARLPFKLTGAQSKVLKQIRSDLASSHPMQRLLQGDVGSGKTIVSALAALDAIEAGYQVALMAPTEILAEQHWKKFSEWLSPLGLEIVWLAGSLKAKDKAHAVERVAGGHAAIAVGTHALFQETVQFERLGLVIVDEQHRFGVHQRLALRSKGASPHLLMMSATPIPRTLAMSYYADLDVSVIDELPPGRTPIRTHLINDARRDEMVARVKHVVESGRQAYWVCPLIEESETLQLQTAVDTWEQLSGMLAPIPVGLVHGRLKPAEKAAVMAAFASGELSVLVATTVIEVGVDVPNATLMVIEHAERMGLAQLHQLRGRVGRGGGESHCVLLFTTPLGEVAKARLKVIYESTDGFVIAREDLRIRGPGEFLGARQSGVPMLRFADLEQDVDLLDAARDLAEELIRNAPGVADQHLNRWLAGREALLRS; translated from the coding sequence ATGCCGGGATGGGATAGCGCTTGTCACCGAGGTGAGCCCGGCATGAACTTCGAGCGCATCCCAAAATCCCGCCGCGATCAACTCGCCAAGCTGCACATTCACAGTGGTTTCGATCTGGTGCTTCATCTTCCCCTGCGTTACGAGGACGAAACACGGCTCTACCCCATTGCAGAGGCGCCAATGGGCATACCGGTGCAGGTGGAAGGCACAGTCACCAGCTCGGAGGTGACGTTCCGCCCGCGCAAGCAGCTGGTGGCGCGCATTCAGGAAGCCAATGACGAGTTAATTGTCCGCCTGCTGAATTTCTATCCCAGCCAGCAACAGCAGCTGGCAACGGGCAAGCGCGTGCGCCTGCTGGGTGAAATCAGACGGGGTTTTCTTGGCGATGAGATGGTGCACCCCAAGATCCGGGTCGTCACCGATACCAGTTCGCTGTCGGAAACCCTAACACCCGTATATGGCGTGGTGAATGGGCTCAATCAGGCCACTATTCGCCGTCTGGTCATGAATGCGCTGGAACAATGTCCGCTCACCGATACCCTGCCGCAGGGCATCCTTGACCATCACAATCTGATGGGCTTTGCCGATGCGGTGAAATGTCTTCATGCGCCACCGCCGGATGTGCGCTTATCCGCCTTATCCGACCGAACCCATCCTGCATGGGAACGCATGAAATTTGATGAGCTATTGGCACAGCAGCTCTCCATGCGTCTGGCCTACCAGCGTCGTCGAGAGCACCAGGCGCCCGTGATTCAGGCCACCGGCAAGCTGGCCGAACCCTTGCTGGCACGCCTGCCCTTCAAGCTGACAGGCGCTCAGAGCAAGGTACTCAAGCAGATACGCAGCGATCTGGCCTCCAGTCATCCCATGCAGCGTCTTCTGCAGGGTGACGTGGGTAGTGGCAAGACCATTGTGTCGGCGCTCGCCGCACTCGATGCAATCGAGGCCGGCTATCAGGTTGCCTTGATGGCGCCGACTGAAATTCTGGCGGAACAGCACTGGAAAAAGTTCAGCGAATGGCTGTCTCCCCTTGGTCTGGAAATTGTCTGGCTGGCCGGCTCGCTCAAAGCCAAGGACAAGGCGCATGCCGTCGAACGTGTTGCCGGGGGCCATGCCGCCATTGCGGTGGGTACGCATGCTTTGTTCCAGGAAACGGTACAGTTCGAGCGCCTGGGTCTGGTTATCGTGGACGAGCAACACCGCTTTGGCGTGCACCAGCGTCTGGCGCTACGCAGCAAGGGCGCATCGCCGCATCTATTGATGATGTCGGCCACGCCGATCCCGCGCACGCTCGCCATGAGCTATTACGCTGATCTGGATGTCAGCGTGATTGACGAACTGCCACCCGGCCGTACACCCATCCGCACGCATCTGATCAATGATGCACGTCGCGATGAGATGGTGGCGCGCGTTAAACATGTAGTGGAGAGCGGCAGACAGGCTTACTGGGTGTGCCCGCTGATTGAGGAATCAGAAACCCTTCAGCTTCAGACGGCGGTGGATACATGGGAGCAGCTCTCGGGCATGTTGGCGCCGATTCCGGTGGGACTGGTGCACGGACGCCTGAAACCTGCCGAGAAGGCCGCGGTGATGGCCGCATTCGCATCGGGCGAACTATCGGTGCTAGTGGCCACCACGGTGATTGAAGTCGGTGTGGATGTCCCCAATGCGACCCTGATGGTGATCGAGCATGCCGAGCGCATGGGGCTGGCACAATTGCATCAGTTACGCGGACGCGTGGGGCGCGGTGGTGGCGAATCGCATTGTGTCCTGCTGTTCACCACGCCACTGGGCGAGGTAGCCAAGGCACGGCTAAAGGTGATCTACGAATCCACTGATGGCTTTGTGATTGCGAGAGAAGACTTGCGTATCCGTGGCCCGGGGGAGTTTCTGGGCGCGCGGCAGTCGGGCGTCCCGATGCTGCGATTTGCCGATCTGGAGCAGGACGTGGATTTGCTGGATGCGGCACGCGATCTGGCTGAAGAACTGATCCGCAATGCCCCCGGCGTCGCCGACCAGCATCTGAATCGCTGGCTTGCAGGTCGTGAGGCGCTGCTCAGGAGTTAA
- the tsaA gene encoding tRNA (N6-threonylcarbamoyladenosine(37)-N6)-methyltransferase TrmO: protein MSLPRFHLIGPGRLGQTLTRLLHARGLVEIYGIAGRTPTAAETAIHWIGAGHAATISALPPANLVLLATQDDKLVDACTALACSAAIQPGTVVFHASGSASSDLLAPLRAKGALIASAHPLMSFTTPEVAIQQFSGCYCALEGDEAALSVLEPLLTALGAHCFRIRSEDKLLYHGAAVLACNHLVSLMETALQTMSAAGVPRDQAWPALRPLIQATLDNIDRHAPVQSTLAPALTGPIARGDAALVQRQYRAIVHQSPDAGRVYAALGMIGTTLSGAPATALDSIRQTLAPPEWGMHTLGYVESCFKEKFAIPRQPGLTPSATAVLRLKAPFDTPDAVRGLEQFSHLWVMFAFHATADAGWRPTVRPPKLGGNTRVGVFATRATHRPNPMGMSVVKLVKVDTRNGVAIHIEGGDLLDGTPILDIKPYLGYADAIADARDGYADRGETPMAVEFAPDAESALATHARKYPKLRQLIIEVLAQDPRPGYADDTDRLYGMVLYQLNIRWQCRDGIALVTEVSPA, encoded by the coding sequence ATGTCACTACCGCGCTTTCACCTCATTGGTCCGGGCCGACTCGGACAAACGCTCACCCGACTGCTACATGCACGCGGACTGGTTGAGATATACGGCATTGCCGGCCGCACACCTACGGCTGCGGAGACAGCCATACATTGGATTGGTGCCGGACACGCAGCCACAATCTCTGCGCTCCCGCCTGCCAATCTCGTATTACTGGCCACTCAGGATGACAAACTGGTGGATGCATGCACCGCGCTGGCCTGCAGTGCAGCCATTCAGCCCGGCACGGTTGTCTTTCACGCCAGCGGATCTGCATCCTCCGATCTGCTCGCGCCACTACGCGCTAAAGGCGCACTTATTGCAAGCGCACATCCGCTCATGAGCTTTACTACGCCGGAAGTGGCCATTCAGCAGTTTTCGGGCTGCTATTGCGCACTTGAGGGCGATGAAGCCGCATTATCCGTACTTGAACCGCTCCTGACTGCGCTCGGCGCACACTGCTTCCGCATACGCAGCGAGGACAAGCTGCTTTATCACGGCGCAGCTGTTCTGGCATGCAATCATCTCGTGTCGTTGATGGAAACCGCCCTGCAAACGATGTCTGCGGCTGGCGTGCCACGCGATCAGGCATGGCCGGCTCTGCGACCGCTCATTCAGGCCACGCTCGACAATATTGACCGCCATGCGCCGGTTCAATCCACGCTCGCCCCCGCGCTTACCGGCCCGATTGCGCGCGGTGATGCGGCACTGGTGCAGCGTCAGTATCGCGCCATTGTCCATCAATCACCTGATGCCGGACGGGTGTATGCAGCCCTTGGGATGATAGGCACAACGCTCTCAGGTGCGCCGGCAACCGCACTCGACAGCATCCGTCAGACCCTTGCTCCGCCGGAGTGGGGCATGCATACGCTCGGCTATGTGGAAAGCTGCTTCAAGGAGAAGTTCGCGATTCCGCGCCAGCCCGGACTCACGCCCTCGGCAACCGCAGTGCTACGGCTGAAAGCGCCGTTTGATACGCCCGATGCCGTGCGTGGTCTGGAGCAATTCAGTCATTTGTGGGTGATGTTTGCATTTCATGCCACGGCGGATGCCGGCTGGCGGCCAACCGTGCGGCCACCCAAGCTGGGCGGCAATACGCGCGTGGGCGTGTTTGCCACCCGCGCCACACATCGCCCCAATCCGATGGGCATGTCGGTGGTCAAACTGGTGAAAGTGGACACCCGCAATGGTGTGGCTATCCATATCGAAGGCGGCGATTTGCTGGATGGCACGCCCATTCTCGATATCAAACCGTATCTAGGCTATGCCGATGCAATTGCCGACGCACGCGATGGTTATGCGGATCGCGGCGAGACGCCCATGGCAGTCGAATTTGCGCCCGATGCCGAATCTGCCCTTGCCACGCATGCCCGCAAGTATCCGAAGCTACGCCAGCTGATCATCGAAGTGCTGGCGCAAGATCCTCGCCCCGGCTACGCCGACGATACTGATCGGCTCTATGGCATGGTGCTCTATCAGCTGAATATCCGCTGGCAATGCCGGGATGGGATAGCGCTTGTCACCGAGGTGAGCCCGGCATGA
- a CDS encoding glutaredoxin family protein produces MRHIALLLLVMPALAGEIYQYTDANGSKVYTDRPPPGAAKRTDIKQNVIDTSGGNFLVREAMRKHPVVMWATPDCGPLCESGKAFLLKNGIQYAFRNPQASQADQTAFAQVVPDRVVPVLQVGSTVLRGFDPDQWRATLDQAGYPHTVDPTIKAGPAAVAPASGQAKKGQGQ; encoded by the coding sequence ATGCGCCACATCGCATTGTTACTGCTTGTAATGCCAGCCCTTGCTGGGGAGATTTACCAATACACCGATGCCAATGGCAGTAAGGTATATACCGATCGACCACCGCCTGGCGCAGCCAAGCGTACCGATATCAAACAGAATGTGATCGACACCAGTGGCGGTAATTTTCTGGTTCGAGAGGCAATGCGTAAACATCCGGTAGTTATGTGGGCTACGCCGGATTGCGGGCCGTTGTGTGAGAGCGGTAAAGCGTTCCTGCTGAAGAATGGCATTCAGTACGCTTTCCGCAATCCGCAGGCTAGCCAGGCTGATCAGACTGCGTTTGCACAGGTAGTGCCGGATCGCGTTGTGCCGGTGCTGCAGGTTGGCAGTACTGTTTTGCGCGGATTCGATCCTGATCAGTGGCGAGCAACGCTTGATCAAGCAGGCTATCCGCACACGGTTGACCCAACCATCAAGGCAGGGCCAGCAGCTGTTGCGCCTGCATCCGGACAAGCCAAAAAAGGTCAGGGGCAATAG
- the xth gene encoding exodeoxyribonuclease III, producing the protein MQIATWNVNSLKVRLPQVLEWLDSRPELTVLAIQETKMEDHVFPKADIEAAGFHVAFTGQKTYNGVAMVSRAPISDVVFNIPGFEDPQRRVITATVDGVRVIGAYVVNGEALDSEKYPYKLAWLDALIAFVRDELTRHPKLALVGDFNIAPDDRDVHDPVKWQDTVLVSGPERARFQQLLDLGLTDSFRLFEQEAAAFSWWDYRAAGFRRNAGLRIDHVLLSKPLADTCSACEIDKGPRKNERPSDHAPVIATVA; encoded by the coding sequence ATGCAAATTGCAACATGGAACGTCAACTCGCTCAAGGTACGCCTTCCACAGGTATTGGAATGGCTGGACTCCCGTCCCGAGTTGACAGTACTGGCCATTCAGGAAACTAAAATGGAAGACCATGTCTTCCCCAAGGCTGATATTGAAGCGGCAGGATTCCATGTGGCATTCACCGGACAGAAAACTTACAACGGCGTAGCCATGGTGTCGCGTGCGCCCATTTCCGATGTGGTATTCAATATTCCGGGCTTCGAAGACCCGCAGCGCCGTGTGATTACCGCGACGGTGGATGGCGTCCGCGTGATCGGTGCCTATGTGGTAAACGGTGAAGCGCTCGACTCGGAAAAATACCCCTATAAGCTGGCCTGGCTGGATGCCCTGATTGCCTTTGTGCGCGACGAGCTGACGCGACACCCCAAACTGGCACTGGTTGGCGACTTCAATATCGCCCCAGATGATCGCGACGTGCACGACCCGGTAAAATGGCAGGATACAGTACTGGTCAGCGGCCCCGAGCGCGCACGCTTCCAGCAGTTGCTTGATCTGGGTCTGACAGACAGCTTTCGCCTGTTCGAGCAGGAAGCTGCTGCATTCAGCTGGTGGGATTATCGTGCGGCAGGCTTCCGGCGCAATGCGGGATTACGTATCGATCATGTGCTCTTGAGCAAGCCGCTTGCAGATACGTGCTCTGCCTGTGAAATTGATAAAGGCCCGCGCAAGAACGAGCGACCGAGCGATCACGCCCCTGTGATTGCGACGGTTGCTTAA
- a CDS encoding SDR family oxidoreductase, with amino-acid sequence MSRIILVTGASSGFGLAIARRSAQDGHRVIAAARRLDRLETLAAEFPGQILSRELDVRDRVSINALLADLPEGWSDIDVLVNNAGLALGLEPAHAAHLADWDQMIETNCTGLVSMTRAVLPGMVDRNRGHVINIGSIAGSYPYPGGNVYGATKAFVQQFTLNLKADLLGTAVRVSNIEPGLCGGSEFSNVRFKGDDAKAASVYTGTEPLMPEDIADTVAWLISRPAHVNINTIELMPTCQAPGPLAIKRQG; translated from the coding sequence ATGTCACGCATCATTCTGGTCACCGGAGCCAGCTCCGGATTTGGTCTGGCGATTGCCAGACGTAGCGCACAGGATGGCCACCGCGTCATCGCAGCGGCACGTCGTCTAGATCGACTAGAGACGCTTGCAGCTGAATTCCCCGGCCAGATTCTGTCGCGCGAGCTCGATGTACGCGATCGCGTCTCGATCAATGCATTGCTCGCAGACTTGCCTGAAGGCTGGTCAGACATTGATGTGCTGGTAAACAATGCCGGTCTGGCTCTGGGTCTGGAGCCTGCACATGCTGCGCATCTGGCTGACTGGGATCAGATGATCGAGACCAACTGCACCGGCCTTGTGTCCATGACCCGTGCGGTATTGCCGGGCATGGTTGATCGCAATCGCGGGCATGTGATCAATATCGGCTCGATTGCGGGTAGCTATCCCTATCCGGGCGGCAATGTGTACGGCGCCACCAAGGCCTTTGTGCAGCAATTTACGCTGAATCTGAAAGCTGATTTGCTGGGCACTGCCGTGCGGGTGAGTAATATCGAACCGGGCCTGTGCGGCGGCAGCGAATTCTCCAATGTGCGCTTCAAGGGTGATGACGCCAAGGCAGCATCGGTCTACACCGGTACCGAGCCACTGATGCCGGAAGACATTGCCGACACGGTAGCCTGGCTGATCAGTCGCCCTGCTCATGTGAATATCAACACCATCGAACTGATGCCGACCTGTCAGGCGCCGGGGCCGCTGGCAATCAAGCGTCAGGGATGA
- a CDS encoding ArsC family reductase: MITLYGIPNCDTVKKARTWLSEQQIDFVFHDFKKQGLPQDAARLWLDTLGRDVVINRQGTTWRKLTAEQQAAITSDEAALALITELPSLIKRPVLSAGELLLIGFKPEHYAQHLPALQQAATR; the protein is encoded by the coding sequence ATGATTACGCTGTACGGCATACCCAACTGTGACACCGTCAAAAAAGCCCGCACCTGGCTCAGCGAACAGCAAATTGACTTTGTCTTTCACGATTTCAAGAAGCAGGGACTGCCGCAAGACGCTGCTCGACTCTGGCTAGACACGCTGGGACGTGATGTGGTCATCAATCGTCAGGGTACGACGTGGCGCAAGCTGACTGCGGAGCAACAGGCTGCGATCACCTCGGATGAGGCCGCGCTGGCCTTGATCACCGAGTTGCCTTCGCTGATTAAGCGTCCCGTGCTGTCGGCTGGTGAATTGCTGCTGATTGGCTTCAAGCCGGAACACTACGCCCAGCATCTTCCCGCCTTGCAGCAGGCAGCCACACGCTGA
- a CDS encoding PilT/PilU family type 4a pilus ATPase: protein MFLLPFFKLMAERRASDLFITAGAPIQIKIEGVLHPINRQVLTPEHVDKLADELMSPEQKRTFQSEWEMNFGIPIADVGNFRVNIFRQRGQTAMVVRYIRSVSPGIEALRLPPALSQLIMEKRGLIFIVGATGSGKSSTMTAMLEHRNSTASGHILTIEDPVEYVFPHRKCIVSQREVGIDTHSFSDALKNAMREAPDVLMIGEIRDKMTMQHALTYAQAGHLCISTLHANNSYHMLNRIINFFPHEARESLLADLAAALKAVISQRLVRNSQGNLVPAVEVLVNSTRIAELIRSGKIEDIREAMEQSLSTGSQTFEQSLYRLYRAGEITYEEALANADSSSNFAWLVNNAQTLEEQEAAKLAQRQQVASPAPSVNGPDTVFNFILDVE from the coding sequence ATGTTTCTTCTGCCTTTTTTCAAACTGATGGCCGAGCGTCGCGCCAGTGATCTGTTTATCACCGCCGGCGCCCCTATTCAGATCAAGATCGAAGGGGTGCTACATCCCATCAATCGCCAGGTACTGACCCCGGAGCATGTCGACAAACTGGCAGATGAGCTGATGTCACCCGAACAGAAGCGCACCTTCCAGAGCGAATGGGAGATGAACTTCGGGATTCCGATTGCCGATGTGGGTAATTTCCGGGTCAATATCTTCAGGCAACGCGGTCAGACCGCCATGGTCGTGCGCTATATCCGTTCGGTTTCTCCGGGTATCGAGGCGTTACGCCTGCCACCGGCACTGAGCCAGCTGATCATGGAAAAGCGCGGCCTGATTTTTATTGTCGGCGCAACGGGTTCTGGCAAGTCATCCACCATGACGGCCATGCTGGAGCATCGAAATAGCACGGCTTCCGGCCATATTCTGACCATCGAAGATCCGGTTGAATACGTCTTTCCGCATCGCAAGTGCATTGTCAGTCAGCGTGAAGTCGGCATTGATACGCACAGCTTTTCCGATGCCCTAAAGAACGCCATGCGTGAAGCACCCGATGTGCTGATGATTGGCGAAATCCGCGACAAGATGACCATGCAGCATGCGCTGACCTATGCGCAGGCTGGTCACCTGTGCATTTCGACACTCCATGCGAACAACAGCTATCACATGCTGAATCGCATCATTAATTTCTTCCCGCATGAAGCGCGCGAAAGCCTGCTGGCTGACTTGGCTGCTGCGCTGAAAGCCGTCATTTCGCAGCGACTGGTACGTAACAGCCAGGGCAATCTAGTGCCCGCAGTTGAGGTGCTGGTGAATTCAACGCGGATTGCCGAACTCATTCGCTCCGGCAAGATCGAAGATATCCGTGAGGCCATGGAGCAAAGTCTGAGCACAGGCTCGCAAACCTTCGAACAATCGCTGTACCGCCTCTATCGCGCTGGTGAAATTACCTACGAGGAAGCCCTAGCAAACGCGGATTCATCCTCCAACTTTGCGTGGCTGGTGAACAATGCGCAAACACTGGAAGAACAGGAAGCGGCCAAGCTGGCACAGCGCCAGCAGGTAGCATCCCCCGCTCCTTCAGTAAATGGCCCTGACACCGTATTTAACTTCATACTCGACGTGGAATAA